In the genome of Ignisphaera cupida, one region contains:
- a CDS encoding KEOPS complex subunit Pcc1, with the protein MMIELNMEITIKNKRICESIIKAVEPDNVTAPSTITIDMICQNESMKIVIKSSDTKILTFRNTVDDLLEHISIAMKTISEMK; encoded by the coding sequence ATGATGATTGAATTGAACATGGAAATAACAATAAAGAATAAAAGAATATGCGAATCAATTATAAAAGCAGTTGAACCAGATAATGTTACAGCGCCTAGTACAATAACCATTGACATGATTTGCCAGAATGAATCAATGAAAATAGTTATTAAAAGCTCAGATACAAAAATATTGACATTTAGAAATACTGTAGACGATCTTTTAGAGCATATATCCATAGCCATGAAGACTATTAGCGAAATGAAGTAG